In Archocentrus centrarchus isolate MPI-CPG fArcCen1 chromosome 22, fArcCen1, whole genome shotgun sequence, one DNA window encodes the following:
- the slc35g2a gene encoding solute carrier family 35 member G2a has translation MESTHLLGGSKKRVKIHPHTVTAKYATHTPYAPQPGVHTHFPQPGDDGYDDAPSFEDFGSFVEETSDRKQLTESKKWPLSLFGSRHKDKDTSHKLQTIGGGEGSEGGAKAAKGPGKGVGEQLASFGEASVSASRLTWVGLLGAALAHGSLIVLTRMASERFSLGPLFLLLVRSIVQLLSVAVPLHRGENPFGPEGYRLRLLCYGIAYSLSLCCAYSSLTFVSPGNATTTWRLATTALSATLAFLLLEERLGLADGITIAAGLCGLGLVLLPAVDESNSDSPTDPAVFWRGAFGWSLSALAGLWMALALVGYRSLKERVGVGTALFTVSWTGCLLAPASLALLQEGWSWPMSAEAWGLVLGLAACSVIAFLGMTHALTRLHPALVSASQSLEIPIAMLLHLAVLPLAPTAPEVVGSVMVVLSVGWLVAMKLLPSRGGGRRQREEYEEILDSPIK, from the coding sequence ATGGAGTCCACTCACCTCTTGGGTGGCTCTAAGAAGAGAGTCAAGATCCACCCTCACACTGTCACAGCCAAATACGCCACGCACACACCTTATGCCCCCCAGCCTGGAGTACACACGCACTTCCCCCAACCTGGGGATGATGGCTACGATGATGCGCCATCTTTTGAGGACTTTGGCTCATTTGTGGAGGAGACTTCAGACAGGAAGCAGCTGACAGAGAGCAAGAAGTGGCCCTTGAGTCTTTTTGGCTccagacacaaagacaaagataCATCCCACAAACTTCAAACCATAGGGGGTGGAGAAGGGAGTGAGGGTGGTGCCAAAGCAGCAAAGGGGCCAGGGAAAGGCGTCGGGGAACAACTAGCCAGTTTCGGTGAGGCTTCTGTGTCTGCATCTCGACTCACCTGGGTGGGGCTGCTCGGTGCGGCGCTGGCACATGGCAGCTTGATTGTTCTGACCCGAATGGCCTCTGAACGCTTCAGCCTCGGCCCCCTGTTTCTACTCTTGGTTCGGTCAATCGTACAGCTCCTGTCTGTGGCTGTACCACTGCACAGGGGGGAGAACCCTTTTGGGCCAGAGGGCTATCGACTACGTCTGCTCTGTTACGGCATCGCCTACTCTCTCTCCCTTTGTTGCGCCTACTCTTCCTTAACCTTCGTCTCTCCTGGAAATGCTACAACAACCTGGCGCCTGGCGACCACAGCACTATCAGCAACCCTTGCCTTCCTGCTCTTGGAGGAGAGGCTGGGATTGGCTGATGGGATCACCATAGCTGCAGGGCTGTGCGGTTTGGGGCTTGTGCTACTTCCTGCAGTAGATGAATCCAATTCAGATTCACCAACTGATCCGGCTGTGTTCTGGAGGGGTGCATTTGGATGGTCTCTTTCAGCACTTGCAGGTCTGTGGATGGCCCTGGCGTTGGTCGGGTATCGTTCCCTGAAGGAGAGGGTGGGAGTTGGGACTGCTTTATTCACAGTAAGCTGGACAGGCTGCCTGCTTGCTCCAGCATCTTTGGCCCTGCTACAGGAGGGCTGGTCCTGGCCAATGAGTGCTGAAGCCTGGGGGCTGGTCTTAGGCCTTGCAGCCTGCTCAGTCATAGCCTTCCTGGGAATGACACACGCCCTCACCCGACTCCACCCTGCTCTGGTCTCTGCCTCTCAGAGCTTGGAGATACCTATCGCCATGCTTCTCCATCTTGCTGTGCTGCCATTGGCTCCCACTGCGCCCGAGGTCGTGGGGAGCGTGATGGTCGTGCTGAGTGTCGGTTGGTTAGTGGCAATGAAGCTGCTCCCCTCTCGAGGTGGTGGCCGTCGGCAGAGGGAGGAGTATGAGGAGATTCTGGACTCACCCATCAAATAG